The DNA window AACATGATACGGCCTTTAACCTTTGGACGCAATGCAGGTCACGAAATAGACTGGCGAATCGATACAGGAAAGACTGAGCTCTCAGTACCTTGCTATTGATTTTAATTGGTTAATGGTGATAAAAGGGGTTTAACGCAAGTTAGACACAATCGCTCTGAACGCATCCGTGTCTGCAACGCTAGCACCCTGCACATACAACATTCAGTCGGTCAACATTCGGCGGAGTCATCCCAGTCAAACGTTACCAGACTGTcagattgttttctttcttactctttgtgtttgtgtgctttggTTAAAAGGACAAGGGTACGTGCCACATGCCTCACCAGCTTTTTTACTGGTTGTATTTTGTGAGATCTTTCTGTCCTATTTATGGATCATCAGTCATTCCTGGCTAAAAAGCACTTTGTGAATAATTAATGGCCACAGCCCATTGCACCCGTTAGACTGTGAAAAGTGCGGGACACCgtatctacacacacacacacaaactcgtAATTGTCTTGTGAGGAAATAAAAGTTGTACTCTCGTAACATATTTTGACAATGACTACTCGCACGCTGTCTTTTGCAATTCGTGTACCTTCGACGCTGAGGAGCAGCGCCGCACTTGTTTGGCCTCATTCGCTAAAAtacagagggggggggggagcaaaTGTAACACAGAAAGCAACTGATGAATTACCTGATAAACCTCTGACAGTGTGCGGATCTAATAAGTGGTGTGTTGTTCTGCAATAACAAAGCTTCTGATTCCCCTCCTCCCGCTTTCCGCTCTCGCACAGAactcacacacatatggacATACAGTGTCTCCTCATACTGTGAGATCCACGTCATTGGTGCAGCTGTGAGCTCTGCGTAGACAGATAAACaaccgcacgcacacacacacacgcgggaaacaaaacccacacacacaggaatgGGGCAATCTCTCGTTCTCAGTGTACCGCGGTCCATCGACCCTGCATGGCTGCTCTCAGCTGGATACGTGTCATCCACAGCAGCCCTGCCTGTTAGGGGGAGAGTGAGGGCTGTGGAGGGTGtaagagaggaggaaataaatggGGAGTGCGGAGCGCCAGCAtggagagggtgagggggggagggaggggaggaggaagggatggCAAGGAGacaaggaagaaagagaggatgaGAAGACAAGTGTGGTGGTGCGCACGCAGCCTGCTCACTGTTGAACAGGGTCAGAGGTGGAATGGGGTTGTCTGTCAGACGTTACTCTGCATCCCTGCTCCCATGGAGAAGGGTCAATACTCAACCCCacgctctcttcttcttcttctctctttcttttttgttttttttttattaccagtCAGGTTCTTTACAGACTGTTGTTTACTCACCTCACGTGTGTCCTCCTCATGTCTCTCTAATAGGTGACTTTGGTGATGTTACCATGTGTCAGCTACCATCTTCTCTTATCCTGCTTTGCTCAGGTAAGACATAAAATCTCTGCATAATGTGTATCTGTGTAGTGCAAAGATAAATAGGGAGTTTATTAGAGATTTACCTTAAGGTTATGTGCTGCTTCTCGGCCAGGTGCAATGATTTCCTTGGCAGATATCCAAAAAACAGTCCAGCACATAAACTTCAGTAATAATAATTGCCATTTTTACACTTACCAATATGCATAACTTACAAACAGGCAGATGtgaataacacatttatttgtttgatccTGTTGTGAACATTTGTTGGTGCACTTCACTGAAATTTGAAATACCTTTTTGGTGTGTTTGGTGGCAGAAATTGGGAGAAATGCATTGATTTTAATGTGAGCTGCAACAttgttgtttctgatttatAGAGAGAAGCTAAAGCAGTAGGTCTAAACTGAGGTCAAAACTGGTCGCAGTTTAAACTGACAGCAGTGATGGGTTTCATAACAGcaacatattttatgtataaCAAAAAGGCTCACACCTGCAAAACTAATCCTAATTTTTCTTCAAGTACACATCCAGAGCTGTGTCCCGTGACTCCTCcttggaaatatttttttgtaataaaggAAGGGACGAAAAGATTTTCTGTTTCATCATGTGGGCTTCGCTTGCACAGTTGCTCTTGAGACAGGACGCTGGGTTTGGACGCTCTCCAAGAAGTAGTTATAATGAAGCAAACATTCAATTTCAGTGAAGTCAGTGGAAATTTACTTCAAGATCTGCCAGTTACAGTGCTGTCAGAGTACGATGTTGAACGCTGTTGCAGTTTTAGCTCCGTAAACACACATCCACGAGCATCTGATATGCACAAAtgcacaactaaaaacaaacacacatcttcTCGCAGTGTTGTCCTCAAAACCGAGCTCATTACAAAAGTTCTCCTTTGTGTTGGTTTAACAGTGGCCTCTAATAATGAAGTAAGCTTGTTTAGAGAGAGTTCACTTCCAGACATTTTAGTGCTGGAGCGCTGGAACTATTTCAAAGAggagctgccttttttttcctcttttttttctcagatgcACAAAACATCTTTGAGAATAGTTATAAATCTTTCATAGACACCATCAATGTCACTACCCCACTCCCTgaccccctcacacacacacacacacacacacacagaaaaggcaTTAAGTTAAATAACATGTCCACGACAGGTTGTCTTTTAACATGGAAACAATTTTATGTGTTCAACTCGGACACAACTTACACATAAGGGCCGTATCAATATCTATGGTTCAGGTTTCCCTCCGATAACCGTTGTATTTAGCGTACATGCTGTAGACTCTGTGCATTTCCAATGTGTGACCACACTAATTCAGATTTCTATTGGTTGAGGAAGATGGAAGCTGAGACATAGAAATAGTCTGCTTTTAGGTCAACCCCTCAGAGAagctgaggtgtgtgtgtatgtgtgtgtgtaagcgtgatagtgcgtgtgtgtgtgggtgggtgtttgTCTGGGTGTGTGCGTTTgcctgtacgtgtgtgtgtcacattacAGAGCAGAGTGGCAAAGGTAAGGCAGCTGCCTGCAGAAAACTGAGCAGCCTGCATCTAAGAGCAGCTTTCATCCTCCTACCTGCCCACCAAAGAACGAGacgcacactcaaacacacaaaccggCAATCAACACAAATTTCACTATGAGCTTCCTCCCCGGTCTAGATTGATTTTTTCTGGTCACAACATCAAGCTTCTGTCTTATCTCTCGGAGGATTGGGGGAACCGCAAGGAAGAGATGAGAGACAGAATTTGAAAGAAGACAGATATTTTTTACTCAGGTTGTGtaagtgactttgcatcagctaCTGATTGTTGGATGGATGTTTACGATGTTCACCATCTTACTATAGGGTGTTTAACTTTGTAGTAGTAAAGGAAAAGTGAGATTGTCACCATATGTTTTCCAGAGAGACCTAGATGCAACGAGTCCTCCAACCCAAAAACCCTATACAAGATCATCATATACAACATcgagcataacattatgaccaccttcctaatattgtgtaggtcttccttgtgcctccaaaacagaatggacatggaccttccgggggcatctgtggatcaggcttgttccactgcatcctgcaggttcttaatcagtttgggatctagtgaatttggaggccaggtcaacaccttgtgctgttttacgtgttttctgagttgttcttaaactgtttttgtgtgtgcctgtgtcaggctgcatcctgctcaAGATGGCTgttgtcatcaaggagtgtcactgctatggggtgggggtgtctggtctggtcgggtctaggtgggtggtacacgtctaagtaacatccacataaatgtcaggtccaaaagattgccagcagaacagtgaattgtcacacgatggtTGATGCTTCTCAGtaagtcagtggtcataatgttatgcctgatcggtatacaGTACTCATCGTACTGTTTTGGTCTCGGAAGACTCCACAAACTTTCAGCACAAAAATGGCAAGTTGTTTAGCGAAAAGGCACTTATTTAAGAAACTTAAGAAATAAGGACTTCGTTAAAAGTAGAGGACCTTCTATCTACGGCTACATTAACAAACATGCCGTCAAGGTTATGGAATTGTTAAAGAAACAAGATTGAAACAGAAACTGACCAAAagtgtccagtgttttgttgatCCATCTGTCCTCCCCGACCTTCTCTCTGCTCAGGTTTTGTGGCACTGTAACCACATCGCCTATTTTGCTTCGGCACAATTGCTGCGGCCGCTAGAGGGACTTGACACATGAACATAAACATGGAGTGGATTTGTGGATTTGCTAAAACAGCTATGGCTTTCCCACATGAGTTGTTTAGCAAGTAATAATGGGTCGTAACAATCTGCATTTCCCAAATGACATATGGGCAGACAGTCTCTCAAGAGCCCTAGGCATGGCTGAAAGTGTCATATAGAGGTCAAACAGTACATGGAGTCTCTTCCTGGGGTGTGGCGTGAGTTTTGAGAGGTCCATTAGCTTTGCCTACATCACACTGCCATATAATATTTGCTTCAGAGATTGAACAATGGCGCCGGtattaaaaaaagattgtgAGACAGCTTAATAACaccaatttaaaattttaaagcCGACCCAGTCTAATTATCCGGATACTGTATACGCTGTGTTTCCTTAATGACCCTCACAAGGATCTCTTGGTTGGTTCGTTTCCTGTTAAAATTTCACATGTCTGCTGCACAACGCGGCTAATAACCTATTAtttcagcagaaaaagaaaaaaagaaaaaaagaaaaaatgtatctTTACGAGACAAAACTGTAAAGACACAAAGCGCAATCGGAAGACATTATAAAAACGTTAAACGCTGGGTAGCGCCGTCCATGACAAGTAAAGAGTAATATCAGTGGAAAGCGTCTTTAAAATTGAATGTGCATGCTTCTTATTGAAGGATATTTCTGGCTGTCGCTAACAGAAGTGGAGGCGGAAAATGTTATTGAAAGAAACCATCAAAACACGGCTTTAATTGAGTCATAAGATGTGATAAGTAGCATCAGCTGTTGTTGGCCTCATTGTTGTCAGATAGCTTCTTTCATGGTAAAATGCATTCACTCCTCACACTGTAATTATGTGGGGAGAAGGGGAGCAATAAATCTGataaaccaaaacacacacacgcacccgcacacacacacacacacatacacacacacacatatacttaGGGGTATAAACTCATGGACAAGCGGAGAATTGTTGGAACAGAGATCAGATTAGAGAAGCTTTTCTGATCTGTGGCATGAAAAGGCTGGGCCCGTGTATCAACCAGCCATCTAAGCTGGCTTATCCTGATACCACcagaggcagacacacacacacacatatacacacacaatgggggaagaaaaaaaaagtttactgGGTGATgtaagagaggaggaggttggaGAAGACTGGGGTAAAATCTCCAAACAATTCCATATCCCTTTTAGTCATGGCCTAGCTTTGGCTGTGAAGCAGAAATGTCTTTGAGCCCTTGTTAAGAGTGTCCCCAAACTCCACTAAAGGTCTGCTTTACTGTCTTTACACTTCATAGTAACACTTATGAAAGTATCTCATTGTGCAGCTCCTGACAGCTTTGTGACTTGTCCTATGACATGTGGACCGGCTGTCTCATCCTCGCCTCtcgtctcctcttctctcctctcctctccaagCAGAACTGATGCTCAGATGGTGTGCCCCTCCATGTGCGCTCCACTTCAACTCTCCCTGACCGTTTCATGGGCCGCAAACCCAGCCAAGCATCCACGGCCACTGCTCGACTCAACCCTGCCGCGCTCCGTCCACCTCATTCTTAACCCCTCACCCCTGACCTCCACAACCCTCAGCCCCTCACTTCCTTCTGTCCCACTCTCCGCCAAGCCTTTCCTTACATTCTGACAATTCCTAGCTCTCCCAGAGCCCAACATGGTGGCCCACGTTCCCGCTCTAGTTCTGGTCATGCTGTGTCAAGGCGTCCTGCTCTCAGACCCGCCCCTGCTGCGCCGGGAGATCCGCATCGAGGGCGACCTGGTGCTCGGCGGCCTGTTCCCAGTGCACGAGAAAGGAGCTGGGATGGAGGAGTGTGGCCGTGTGAATGAGGACAGGGGGATCCAGAGGCTCGAGGCCATGCTGTTCGCCATAGACAGAATCAACATGGACAACGCTTTGCTGCCAGGCGTCTCCCTCGGGGTCCACATCCTCGACACCTGCTCCAGAGACACCTATGCACTGGAGCAGGTGAGTGAGCATAAATGTGTGAGGATTCAGGACATTATGTAAACACGTTTTTCCGTGAAAGCAAGTTTTTTCTGCCTAACATCCAATTCTGTTCACATCGTGTGTGCAGGGTATCCTTTTTGATATGCAAATAAAAGTCATTACACTATTTTTCACTTGCACAAGATGCCATTTACTTTAGATTTTTAAGACGGCTTTTGCAAATGCGCACGCCGAAGATTAAGAGAAGCCGATATTGGCAATTTGCCAACTTGATAAAAAGCGCTTGGATACCtagtttttttgttcctgtgtgCGTTCCACAAGTCTGCATGCATATGGCACTGGCCAGAATCCTTGTGAAAAGTAGGTCAGTGAAATTATATCTCTGTTAGCCAggacagattattttttttcaatttgggTTCACATCTTACCTCTGAGTGCTGATACAACTTTCCAGATGCAGCACAGTTCAAATATACTCTGTCTAACCAGCTATTTGTTATCTTGTCCTGCGGGGAGAGTTTAAGTTTagatatattttgtatttaaaagttGCTCAGCTTAGTAAGTTGCGGTGAAAAAGTGCAATATTACGAATATTCTAAATTGAGTGAAAATATATGGCGCCATTAGAAATACCTAATGTACCTAAACATTCCATTTTATTGACGCAATTTGGCCTGAAATGAAAGTAATCAttgatgagagagagacagagagagaatgaagtAATTTCAGTGAGGGAAATGAGCcagcttaaaaaataaaaaaagaaagaaagaaagaaagaaattaaaaaagaagggaaaaagcAAAGCAATTCTCCCTCGGGGGTTCTTATCTTAAAAAATGTCTCTTATTGCTGAGCTGTTAAGGCGTGATGCATCTAGTGATCTTACAAAATGAGCTCTGTGACTGATTGTATAAACCCCAGATTCTTGACATTTGGTTTCTCTAAGCTGTTTTCCGATTCATTATTGTTTTGTTCACCGACCAGAAATCTAGTTCAGTCTCTCAGGAGTTAATATGCAATTTGGACCCTGCACTGAAAGCATTAACAGCCCCTAGTGTAAAGGGATGGACTTTTGTAGTTCcctcaaaaagacaaaaaaaataataataaaataaaatgcattataaCAAAATCTCAAATcaatatgttttcattcatgttgCTTATTTCTTACAAACACCATCATTCaaagtctgattaaaaattGATAGGTTACATAGACCATAGGGTTCCCAGCATGGTGCATTAGATATAAATCGCTATTTGCTTGTGTTGCCAGGCTCTGGAGTTTGTAAGAGCATCCCTCACTAAGGTGGACGACACGGAGTTCATTTGTCCGGATGGATCGTACGCTCTGCAGGATGACAGCCCGCTCGCGATCGCTGGAGTCATAGGAGGGTCCTTTAGCAGCGTCTCTATCCAGGTGacatattgcaatatttaaGGGAGTGTTTATACAAACCGTACCCCTCATTATAATGGCCCATCATCAGAGACTTTTAACAGCAgcactttctttcattttttttattcatcattccACAAGTTCCATGAACAACTCCGGTGAAATGTTCTCAGCGTCCGTGCTTATGTGTGTGCTTAGTTCTCAGAGTCAAGTTGGTGTGCTCTTGTGTGTTTCCCCGGCTCTTGTAGCGCTTGTCACAGAACTGAGTAATTTGCATAGTTTAGCATAAAACCTCCTTCTCCCTTACTCCTCTGTGACTGCACAAAAGCCTCCTCCTATCAGTCCTTAAATCCCTAATCTCTCCaactgtctctctgtcttctctttcttactctctctctctctctctctctctctctcactcattttatgctttgttttgttttttctttaaatcttgGCTCCCCTCCTTCTCATCACTTCCTACTTCTCATTTTCCCCCTCCATTTTTATATGCATTCAGAGGCGTCCCTACTGGCTATTTGGGGAGAGCTCGGCGTATGCTGACCTCAGCccccttcttttccttctcctcctccttcttcccgGGGCAGCCATTGTTAACACAAATGCTCTGCCGCTTGTCCTTCATCACACATAATTAtcctttgttttcctgcagctctTTCCTGTCGCCCcctttgttgctgctgtttttaccTGTCTTTTTCTGAGGCAGCGCCGCTTATGAGACGTGAACTGTGCTCCTCTTTCTGATCTCCTGCCAGTGAAGCTAATCCAGCTACGCCTTCATGTCTCTCTTCTTGGCCAGTCTGTCTGTTACTTCTAaatgaagaatttttttttttatgtttaaccATGCACAACTAAACTCAAATGCCTTGCAGGCATTTACTTAGCAGGAATCATTCCTCCTCTCCGTTcattcacatgtgtgtgtgtgtgtgtgtgcatgtctctgcatttgtgtgtgtgacttgcattccaagcagaaaacacacagcaccCCTCCACtgcaccattttttttccttccttccctttcatTTCTCCCCCGTCCATTCATCGCTCATATTCAGCCCATTCCTACAGTAcatctcccttccttccctctcgcGGGGAAGGTAGCAGCTTCCACTAACAGAGTTACCGCTCCACGTCCCTGCAGACAGGCCTCTAGGGTAGCTGTGGTCACTGTTCGGTGGCAGGTAATGGAGCAATGCGGTTTCGTTTTGCAGCGTGACCTTCCGTGGCATTTAAGTCAACTGCGGTCTTAAAACCATAAAACTTGCCTGAAGAACCATAAGCAGCCGTCAGCGTGGGCGTGTGGGCGCGCATGCGCAGTGCAGCGCAGGTGTTTGTGTACACGTCAGCCTGTCCTTGTGCGTATCTGTATATGTATGTGAGAAGGTTCTTCTAATCTTCCACATTATTAGTCTAATGAGATTCTGACATGTTGTCAAAACAGCTCGTCAACTGAGCCATGAATGAAATATAGAGAAGCCCCGAATGATGTGCTGTAAAAGGATTAAACTGAGGCGAGAACAGAATGCCTGCGTAGCTCGTGTTTATTGTGCGCGCGTGTTGGATTGTGTATGTTTACATGTCTCCATGAGCACGTCTGCCAAATATATACTTGCGCTGTTTGTGTGGCATCTGCGGCTCAACTAAAGCCGCAGTGAAGAGAATGTGACCACACCCCAATCAGGAGTGAAAGGGAATATTAGATGGACGCCGCTAGATCCCAGATGATGTCCTTCATTAATGAATGAGTCAGTGTTTTATTGAACTCTGCGTCTGTTTGTGCGCCCTTGTGGGTGGGTGTTTCGCCATGCGAATATGCATttgctgaaatgtgttttatcttaCAATAATCATGGATTGGGCGACTTTTATCGgccacaactttttaaaaaatctttccttggatgggaaaaaaatataaacatttattaaaggGAAAAAATCATTTGATTTCCGACTTTTTGTCTCAATAAAGATCTCTGCagtaaaacacagcagcacTAGGTTGAGTAGCCGTATTGCGGTTTAACACTATTACATCTTAATATTGGTTTTGATATGCTTTGATATTACTCACACATGAGTGCACAATTTGCAGCGCTGTTTAACAGCTTTTATGCAGGTTAGAGTCTCAGACACTTGAACAATGCTACAAATAATTACTTTTCTCCATTCGCCCCACTTATTAAAGACAGCGGCTCCGTAGAAACTGCAGCACGAATTCCACTTTTTCATTGAGCATTGATCTGATAGCTTTGTCACATTTCAAAGACGCTGCACGGCCATTGATCTGATCTGGACCATCTGATCTGTTTTTGTCACGAAATGAATTCCTGTTGCACATTTAAAGCAAACCAAGTGATGAGCACATACCTTACAGCGGTGCCTGGTGTGCAGATAAAAGAGAAAGGGgttcatttgtgtcattttaatgtgGTTCTTGGAGAAATCCACATTTTCGGGACACATAAAAGTGCGTCATCCTGTAtaatgcacacaaaaaaaatgcttgtttttgaAATGCTTCACCACTTCTACTGAgtgttctccagcttcctcctctctttatGTACTTGTACACCACTTTCAAGTGCCTCGCTAAATTAATTGTACAGTAATTAGCTGTGTTACTGCTAGCACCGAAAACGTGCGAATTGTAAACACTTCAAGTAGCTGCTTGACTGCATTCAGTCTTCAGTTTAATGCAGTTCCACGTTGCAGGACTGTCTCATATCATGCATATGATTTCAGACTGTCTATCACACTGCGGGAGCTGGTGATCAACTCTTTATTAAATACAATACACAATGCACATAGTTTAAAATACAAGCCAGATGTACCTTATCATTTCAAAATCTCCATATGCTGGGGAATCCAGGCTGAAAATAACCATCCACCTGTCAGATCCTGCAATTCattaaatagtttaattttGCAGTAGAGTAGGTTTGGAATTATTTCTCCTCGTTTATGTCTCATTTCAGTGTTCTCTCCCCTCAGGTTGCCAATCTTCTCAGGCTCTTCCAGATCCCTCAGATAAGCTATGCTTCGACGAGTGCCAAACTCAGTGATAAGACGCGTTATGATTACTTCGCCCGCACTGTGCCCCCTGACTTCTACCAGGCCAAAGCCATGGCTGAAATCCTGCGGTTCTTCAACTGGACCTACGTGTCCACCGTGGCGTCGGAGGGCGACTACGGGGAAACTGGCATTGAGGCGTTTGAACAAGAGGCACGCATGAGGAACATTTGCATCGCAACTTCAGAGAAGGTAGGGCATGGAATAAGATTTATCAGAGTATCAAATTTATTTCTGCGGCCCAATCTGCATTGCTGTAAGAAACCGAAAAGTAAAGAATAAGGAAAAGCCAAAACTTTAATCTGGAGTGTCACCCTGATATATGGCCCGAAGCTACACCAGTAACATCGAACAAGGCGCTATATTTGTGGGCTTATAATAGTTTGTCTTTATGTGTTATCTTGTCGTACACCCAAATGGGGTTTAATATTACACTGGTGTTATCAGTTGCGAACCAGAAAATGAAAGCTTATCTCCAAGAACTCATTCTGGGTGctttcacagacacatttttcatctcatttgCTACTGAGGTACATGCTCATGCGAGACCGTGAGGCACTTTTTTATTCGGATATCCTCCTGTGAGAAATCAAGCTAAGCAGTTATCGGTAGGGAACATAAATGTATGTTATGTGTTCTTCTTTAGAAGGGGCATATACATATGTCCTGTTTTCGTCCAGGTGGGTCGTTCTAATGCCAAGAAGTCCTATGAAGCTGTGATCCGCCAGCTCCTCCAGAAGCCAAATGCCCGCGTGGCCGTCCTTTTCCTGCGAAGCGATGATGCCAGAGAGTTGCTGGCAGCCGCTGCCAGGCTTAACACCTCCTTCATCTGGGTGGCCAGTGATGGCTGGGGTGCACAGGAAAGCATTGTCAAGGGAAATGAGGTCACCGCTGAAGGAGCCATCACACTCGAGCTGGCAGCCAATCCCTTACCAGAATTCAACCGATATTTCCTCAGTCTGAACCCCGTCAAAAACCATCGTAATCCCTGGTTCAAGGATTTCTGGGAACAGCGGTTCCAGTGCTCCTTGGGACCGGGAGGCGTGGGATCGGGCGAGACACCTCTCCCACCGTGTGACATGAACCTGTCAGTGGACAAGAGTACCTTTGAACCAGAGTCCAAGATCATGTTCGTGGTGAACGCTGTGTACGCCATGGCCCACGCCCTCCATAACATGCAGCGGAGCCTGTGCTTCAACACCACCAAGTTGTGCGACAGCATGAAGGCCTTGGATGGGCGCAAGCTCTACAGGGATTACATCCTTAATGTCAGCTTCCCAGGTAAGGAGAGCTGGAGCATGCCAAAGGGAGCGGGGAGCCACAGATAACATGTTCAAGGTGGATGAAGTGTAAAAGAAGTGAATATTGGAGAGGATGTTGGGGGGGAGCGAGAAATTGGCAGGAATGTGAGCTCTGTGTCTAGTTAACAGTCCTCTGACGAACAACACATTGGTGTTGTCCTTCTCCTCAGCCAAAGCAGCCAAGCCACAGAACATAAAAAGTACTGAGACAAATCCGCT is part of the Mugil cephalus isolate CIBA_MC_2020 chromosome 10, CIBA_Mcephalus_1.1, whole genome shotgun sequence genome and encodes:
- the grm3 gene encoding metabotropic glutamate receptor 3 isoform X2, giving the protein MVAHVPALVLVMLCQGVLLSDPPLLRREIRIEGDLVLGGLFPVHEKGAGMEECGRVNEDRGIQRLEAMLFAIDRINMDNALLPGVSLGVHILDTCSRDTYALEQALEFVRASLTKVDDTEFICPDGSYALQDDSPLAIAGVIGGSFSSVSIQVANLLRLFQIPQISYASTSAKLSDKTRYDYFARTVPPDFYQAKAMAEILRFFNWTYVSTVASEGDYGETGIEAFEQEARMRNICIATSEKVGRSNAKKSYEAVIRQLLQKPNARVAVLFLRSDDARELLAAAARLNTSFIWVASDGWGAQESIVKGNEVTAEGAITLELAANPLPEFNRYFLSLNPVKNHRNPWFKDFWEQRFQCSLGPGGVGSGETPLPPCDMNLSVDKSTFEPESKIMFVVNAVYAMAHALHNMQRSLCFNTTKLCDSMKALDGRKLYRDYILNVSFPAPFSPPGSETVVKFDTQGDGMGRYNIFSYQRSGDRYGYVPVGEWAETLSLSSELIHWPREVVPTSQCSDPCERNEMKKMQAGEYCCWICTACEPHEYLADEFTCSPCAPGQWPTDDLTSCYDLPEDYIMWEDAWAIGPITIACVGFMCTGLVFWVFIRHNNTPLVKASGRELCYILLSGVFMSYAMTFLFLAKPSPAICALRRLGLGTSFAVCYSALLTKTNRIARIFNGVKDGAGAVRPRFISPFSQVFICLSLISVQLVMVSVWLLLEVPGTRRFTLPERRQTVILKCNVRDSSMLLSLGYDVLLVILCTVYAFKTRKCPENFNEAKFIGFTMYTTCIIWLAFLPIFYVTSSDYRVQTTTMCISVSLSGFVVLGCMFAPKVHIIMFQPQKNVTSHRLNLNRFSVSGAATTYASHELQSGTVQ
- the grm3 gene encoding metabotropic glutamate receptor 3 isoform X1, which gives rise to MVAHVPALVLVMLCQGVLLSDPPLLRREIRIEGDLVLGGLFPVHEKGAGMEECGRVNEDRGIQRLEAMLFAIDRINMDNALLPGVSLGVHILDTCSRDTYALEQALEFVRASLTKVDDTEFICPDGSYALQDDSPLAIAGVIGGSFSSVSIQVANLLRLFQIPQISYASTSAKLSDKTRYDYFARTVPPDFYQAKAMAEILRFFNWTYVSTVASEGDYGETGIEAFEQEARMRNICIATSEKVGRSNAKKSYEAVIRQLLQKPNARVAVLFLRSDDARELLAAAARLNTSFIWVASDGWGAQESIVKGNEVTAEGAITLELAANPLPEFNRYFLSLNPVKNHRNPWFKDFWEQRFQCSLGPGGVGSGETPLPPCDMNLSVDKSTFEPESKIMFVVNAVYAMAHALHNMQRSLCFNTTKLCDSMKALDGRKLYRDYILNVSFPAPFSPPGSETVVKFDTQGDGMGRYNIFSYQRSGDRYGYVPVGEWAETLSLSSELIHWPREVVPTSQCSDPCERNEMKKMQAGEYCCWICTACEPHEYLADEFTCSPCAPGQWPTDDLTSCYDLPEDYIMWEDAWAIGPITIACVGFMCTGLVFWVFIRHNNTPLVKASGRELCYILLSGVFMSYAMTFLFLAKPSPAICALRRLGLGTSFAVCYSALLTKTNRIARIFNGVKDGAGAVRPRFISPFSQVFICLSLISVQLVMVSVWLLLEVPGTRRFTLPERRQTVILKCNVRDSSMLLSLGYDVLLVILCTVYAFKTRKCPENFNEAKFIGFTMYTTCIIWLAFLPIFYVTSSDYRVQTTTMCISVSLSGFVVLGCMFAPKVHIIMFQPQKNVTSHRLNLNRFSVSGAATTYASHASVSAHFVPTVCNGREIVDSTTSSL